Proteins from a single region of Chryseobacterium sp. T16E-39:
- a CDS encoding YncE family protein: protein MRKINYYLLVLSMFSLFSCRTDEYTPKEEKVEGLAPPENTAIKGFYVLNEGNMGSNKCTLDFFDYTTGSYRRNIYAEINPSVVKELGDVGNDIQIYGSKLYVVVNVSNKIEVLDAKTAKRIKTIQLQNCRYVKFKDGKAYASSYAGPVDINPNSPKGKVVEIDTVSLSIQRQVTVGYQPEEIEIVGNQLFVANSGGYMVPNYDKTVSVVDLNTFTETKKLNVAINLHRLKKDNYGDLYVSSRGDYYNVPSSLYQVDAITGVVKKDFHVAVSEMTIVNDKLYYYGNEFNYNTHSYTKNFGIIDVKTEQIISNKIIDQEYVDAIKAPYGIAVNPITEDIYITDARNYVSTGFVYCFNKSGHFKWKTEGGNIPAHFAFLYK from the coding sequence ATGAGAAAAATAAACTATTATCTACTTGTATTGAGTATGTTTTCATTGTTTTCATGCAGAACAGACGAATACACTCCAAAAGAAGAGAAAGTGGAAGGTCTTGCGCCACCAGAAAATACAGCGATTAAAGGTTTTTATGTTTTGAATGAGGGGAACATGGGAAGTAATAAATGTACCCTGGACTTCTTTGATTATACAACGGGAAGCTATCGCAGAAATATCTATGCGGAAATAAATCCAAGTGTTGTCAAAGAATTGGGGGATGTAGGTAATGATATCCAGATCTATGGAAGTAAACTTTATGTAGTTGTAAATGTCTCTAATAAAATTGAAGTATTGGATGCCAAGACCGCAAAACGGATTAAAACAATTCAACTGCAAAACTGCCGGTATGTGAAATTTAAAGACGGGAAAGCTTATGCAAGCAGCTATGCGGGGCCTGTTGATATCAATCCCAATTCCCCTAAAGGAAAAGTTGTGGAAATTGACACCGTTTCGCTTTCTATTCAAAGACAAGTCACGGTTGGTTACCAGCCGGAAGAAATTGAAATCGTAGGGAATCAGCTTTTTGTTGCCAATTCCGGAGGATATATGGTTCCAAATTATGATAAAACAGTTTCTGTAGTAGATCTGAATACGTTTACAGAAACAAAAAAATTAAACGTTGCAATCAATCTTCATCGCCTTAAGAAAGACAATTATGGAGATTTATATGTAAGCTCAAGAGGGGATTATTACAATGTTCCATCGAGTTTATATCAGGTAGATGCTATTACAGGAGTTGTAAAAAAAGATTTTCATGTTGCTGTAAGCGAAATGACCATTGTGAATGATAAGCTTTATTATTATGGAAATGAGTTTAATTATAATACCCATTCCTACACAAAGAATTTTGGAATTATTGATGTGAAAACAGAGCAGATCATTTCCAATAAAATTATCGATCAGGAATATGTGGATGCCATTAAAGCTCCTTATGGAATTGCTGTAAACCCTATTACAGAAGATATTTACATTACTGATGCCCGAAACTATGTGTCTACCGGATTTGTCTATTGCTTTAACAAAAGCGGGCATTTCAAATGGAAGACCGAAGGTGGGAATATTCCTGCCCATTTTGCTTTTCTATATAAATAA
- a CDS encoding cell surface protein — translation MDNTIFKIIKTMLVIFLLIEVTACKSDRDEESPFKGLDASYSVNRFKVLNIAANVSGKMTWSIKDSIISEGSELDFISPYAKTYPLTLKIENNGSVKTYQSTIIVNKETGSYSKYIANVLDFRPAVGQFTNEIPEYITGNNAASMLQKARESLVGSNSTMVSLGGFGGYVVFGFDHTIPNMNGRDFKILGNAFWGNNANDPRSGSCEPGIIMVAYDKNKNGKPDDGEWYEIAGSEYFKNTTIKNYSITYFKPNETKPPVPGSEPWQTDIEYIKWQDNLGNNGFKTKNAFHDHSFFPLWISDASYSLSGTKMQNNFYDQSGNGSYWVGKSFDFGYADNAPNNDEASNIDISWAVDKTGKYVKLPGIDFVKVYTGINQEAGWLGEVSTEVAGAYDLYIK, via the coding sequence ATGGATAATACTATTTTTAAAATTATAAAGACAATGCTTGTCATATTTCTTTTAATAGAAGTGACTGCGTGTAAGAGTGACAGGGATGAAGAATCACCATTTAAAGGTTTAGATGCATCTTATTCAGTTAATCGTTTTAAGGTTCTTAATATCGCGGCGAATGTATCAGGTAAAATGACGTGGAGCATTAAGGATTCTATTATTTCTGAAGGCTCTGAACTGGATTTCATCAGCCCTTATGCTAAAACCTATCCACTCACATTAAAAATTGAGAACAATGGGAGTGTAAAAACATATCAATCTACTATTATTGTTAATAAGGAAACCGGTTCTTACAGTAAATACATTGCTAATGTATTAGATTTCCGCCCGGCGGTAGGGCAATTTACAAATGAAATTCCGGAATATATTACCGGAAATAACGCAGCGAGCATGCTTCAGAAAGCCAGGGAATCTTTAGTAGGGTCTAATTCTACTATGGTAAGTCTCGGTGGTTTTGGAGGATATGTTGTTTTTGGTTTTGATCATACCATTCCGAATATGAATGGGAGGGATTTTAAAATCCTTGGAAATGCTTTTTGGGGAAACAATGCTAATGATCCCCGTTCCGGTTCTTGTGAACCAGGAATTATTATGGTGGCTTATGACAAGAATAAAAACGGAAAGCCTGATGACGGTGAGTGGTATGAGATTGCAGGAAGTGAGTATTTTAAAAATACAACAATAAAGAATTATAGCATTACTTATTTTAAACCTAATGAAACTAAGCCACCTGTCCCGGGAAGTGAGCCATGGCAAACCGATATAGAATATATTAAATGGCAGGATAATCTTGGGAATAATGGATTTAAAACTAAAAATGCGTTTCACGATCACAGTTTTTTTCCATTATGGATTTCTGATGCTTCTTACAGTTTATCGGGAACAAAAATGCAGAATAATTTCTACGATCAAAGCGGAAACGGATCTTATTGGGTAGGTAAGTCCTTTGATTTTGGGTACGCAGATAATGCTCCGAATAATGATGAAGCCTCCAATATCGATATCTCCTGGGCTGTGGATAAGACTGGGAAATACGTAAAGCTTCCCGGGATTGATTTTGTAAAAGTATATACCGGAATCAATCAGGAGGCTGGCTGGCTTGGAGAAGTTTCTACAGAAGTGGCCGGAGCTTATGATTTATACATAAAATAA